A DNA window from Bradyrhizobium sp. CCBAU 53421 contains the following coding sequences:
- a CDS encoding sigma-70 family RNA polymerase sigma factor produces MREREDEWTDLMRSAISGDDAAYHRLLKAITPVLRAAARRGLARAGQPVDQSEDIVQDILLAVHLKRQTWDTSAPFAPWLFAIARNKLIDALRRRGKRIFVNIDDFAETLPGETPEPTASPGEVTAQLQALPARQRDVLQSIAVDSASIKDTAAKFSMTEGAVRVALHRGLASLTAKLRDR; encoded by the coding sequence GTGCGCGAACGTGAGGATGAATGGACCGACCTGATGCGGTCGGCCATTTCAGGCGATGACGCGGCGTATCATCGCCTGCTCAAGGCCATCACGCCGGTACTCCGTGCCGCGGCGCGACGCGGCTTGGCGCGCGCGGGACAACCGGTCGATCAGTCCGAGGATATCGTGCAGGACATCTTGTTGGCGGTGCATTTGAAGCGGCAGACCTGGGACACGAGCGCGCCGTTCGCGCCGTGGCTGTTCGCGATCGCGCGCAACAAGCTGATCGACGCCCTGCGCCGCCGCGGCAAGCGCATCTTCGTCAATATCGACGACTTCGCCGAGACGTTGCCGGGGGAGACGCCGGAGCCGACGGCGTCGCCCGGCGAGGTCACCGCCCAGTTGCAGGCGTTGCCCGCGCGGCAGCGCGACGTGCTGCAATCGATCGCGGTCGATAGCGCCTCGATCAAGGATACCGCGGCGAAGTTCTCGATGACCGAGGGCGCGGTGCGGGTCGCGCTGCATCGTGGGCTTGCGAGCCTGACCGCGAAATTACGGGACCGATGA
- a CDS encoding enoyl-CoA hydratase, with product MATFEFIIVESKGPVGVITLNRPKMLNALSFGVFGEIAAAVDDLEADDKIGCILITGSEKAFAAGADIKEMQPKGFIDMFNSDFTTIGGDRVANCRKPTIAAVAGYALGGGCELAMMCDIIIAADTAKFGQPEITLGTIPGIGGTQRLTRAIGKSKAMDLCLTGRMMDAAEAERSGLVSRIVPADKLLEEALAAAEKIASMSRPAAAMAKEAINRAFETPLSEGMNVERNLFHSTFALEDRSEGMAAFIEKRKPVNKNR from the coding sequence ATGGCTACGTTCGAATTCATCATTGTCGAGAGCAAGGGACCGGTCGGCGTCATCACGCTGAACCGGCCCAAAATGCTGAATGCGCTGTCGTTCGGCGTGTTCGGCGAGATCGCCGCTGCAGTCGACGATCTCGAGGCCGACGACAAGATCGGCTGCATCCTGATCACCGGCAGCGAGAAGGCCTTCGCGGCCGGCGCCGACATCAAGGAGATGCAGCCGAAGGGCTTCATCGACATGTTCAACAGCGACTTCACCACGATCGGCGGCGACCGCGTCGCCAATTGCCGCAAGCCGACCATTGCGGCGGTCGCAGGCTATGCGCTCGGCGGCGGCTGCGAGCTTGCGATGATGTGCGACATCATCATCGCCGCCGACACCGCCAAGTTCGGTCAGCCGGAAATCACCCTCGGCACCATCCCGGGCATCGGCGGCACGCAGCGCCTGACCCGCGCGATCGGCAAGTCGAAGGCGATGGATCTCTGCCTCACCGGGCGGATGATGGATGCGGCGGAAGCCGAACGCTCGGGCCTCGTGTCGCGGATCGTTCCGGCCGACAAGCTGCTGGAAGAAGCGCTCGCCGCGGCCGAGAAGATCGCCTCGATGTCGCGTCCGGCCGCCGCGATGGCCAAGGAAGCCATCAACCGCGCGTTCGAGACGCCGCTCTCTGAAGGCATGAATGTCGAGCGCAACCTGTTCCACTCGACCTTCGCGCTCGAGGATCGCTCGGAGGGCATGGCGGCCTTCATCGAGAAGCGCAAGCCGGTCAACAAGAACCGTTAA
- a CDS encoding acetyl-CoA hydrolase/transferase C-terminal domain-containing protein — MPIFFSDPEAIAEHVIREVGTELVVGLPLGLGKANHIVNALYARAIADRSISLTLFSALTLEKPKPKSLLEQRFIGPVIDRLFGGYPDLAYADALHRGALPPNIKVIEFFFLAGQWLHQPFAQQHYISANYTHAASYLLSRGLNVVPQLVAKRVVDGVPRYSLSCNTDTTLDVLRARAQGRASFKLIGQVNSELPFMPGPGDLPADEFAAVLDSPDTDFPLFAPPSEPISDTKYAIGLHAAGLVRDGGTLQIGIGQVGDALAQGLVVRHRDNAQFHGIMQRLAPGTAQLAAAETGPFETGLYGVSEMLFEAFLGLIDAGILKRDVDGVMLHGAFFLGPQSFYRALREMAPEQLARIQMMPVSFTNEIFGDEHGKRRARVDARFVNNAMMATLLGAAISDGLENGQVVSGVGGQYNFVAQAFALEGARSVLALEATHQSGKQTESNIRWSYGHETIPRHLRDIFVTEYGVADVRGKSDADVIAAMLQVSDSGFQGELMRQAKDAGKLPRSHEIPAAHRENFPERISTALKPARETGLLPSFPFGSDFTDVEQRLIPALQILQQAQRTPLQLAGLIWQGMRHPPGAADRECLARLGLDKPAHVAERAYRALVTAALQRSRVD, encoded by the coding sequence ATGCCTATATTCTTCTCTGACCCCGAGGCGATCGCGGAGCACGTCATTCGCGAGGTCGGAACCGAGCTGGTGGTCGGGCTGCCGCTCGGCCTCGGCAAGGCCAACCACATCGTCAACGCGCTGTACGCGCGGGCGATCGCCGACCGCTCCATCAGTCTGACGCTGTTCTCGGCGCTGACGCTGGAAAAGCCGAAACCGAAGAGCCTGCTCGAACAGCGCTTCATCGGTCCAGTGATCGATCGCCTGTTCGGTGGCTATCCGGATCTCGCCTATGCCGATGCGCTGCATCGCGGCGCGCTTCCGCCGAACATCAAGGTGATCGAGTTCTTCTTCCTCGCAGGGCAATGGCTGCATCAACCGTTCGCCCAGCAGCACTACATCTCCGCAAATTACACCCACGCGGCGTCGTATCTGCTGTCGCGCGGACTGAATGTCGTTCCCCAGCTCGTCGCCAAGCGCGTCGTCGACGGCGTGCCGCGCTACAGCCTGAGTTGCAACACCGACACGACGCTCGACGTGCTGCGCGCCCGCGCGCAGGGGCGGGCGTCTTTCAAGCTGATCGGCCAGGTCAATTCCGAGCTGCCGTTCATGCCTGGGCCCGGCGATTTGCCGGCGGACGAATTCGCCGCGGTGCTCGACAGTCCCGACACCGATTTCCCGCTGTTCGCGCCACCGTCGGAGCCGATCAGCGACACCAAATATGCGATCGGATTGCACGCCGCGGGTCTGGTCCGCGACGGCGGCACGCTGCAGATCGGGATCGGGCAGGTCGGCGATGCGCTGGCGCAGGGACTCGTGGTGCGTCACCGCGACAACGCCCAATTCCACGGCATCATGCAGCGCCTCGCGCCCGGTACCGCACAGCTCGCGGCGGCCGAGACCGGGCCGTTCGAGACGGGCCTCTATGGTGTCAGCGAGATGCTGTTCGAGGCGTTCCTCGGGCTGATCGATGCCGGCATCCTCAAGCGCGACGTTGATGGCGTGATGCTGCACGGCGCATTCTTCCTCGGGCCGCAATCCTTCTACCGGGCGCTGCGCGAGATGGCGCCCGAGCAGCTGGCGCGCATCCAGATGATGCCGGTGTCCTTCACCAACGAGATCTTCGGCGATGAGCACGGCAAGCGCCGCGCCCGCGTCGATGCGCGCTTCGTCAACAACGCGATGATGGCGACGCTGCTCGGCGCTGCGATCTCGGATGGGCTGGAAAATGGCCAGGTCGTGAGCGGCGTCGGCGGGCAGTACAATTTCGTGGCGCAGGCGTTCGCACTCGAGGGCGCGCGCTCGGTGCTGGCGCTGGAAGCCACCCATCAATCCGGCAAGCAGACGGAATCCAACATCCGCTGGTCGTATGGCCACGAGACCATTCCACGCCATCTGCGCGATATCTTCGTCACCGAATATGGCGTCGCCGACGTCAGGGGGAAATCCGATGCCGACGTGATCGCCGCGATGTTGCAGGTGTCGGATTCCGGTTTCCAGGGCGAGTTGATGCGGCAGGCCAAGGATGCCGGCAAGCTGCCGCGCAGCCATGAAATCCCCGCCGCTCACCGCGAAAATTTTCCCGAGCGCATCAGCACTGCGCTGAAGCCCGCGCGCGAGACGGGCCTGTTGCCGTCATTCCCGTTCGGCAGCGACTTCACCGACGTCGAGCAACGGCTGATCCCGGCGCTGCAGATCCTGCAGCAGGCACAGCGCACGCCGCTGCAACTCGCCGGCCTGATTTGGCAGGGGATGCGGCATCCGCCCGGCGCCGCCGATCGTGAATGCCTGGCGCGGCTCGGGCTCGACAAGCCGGCGCATGTCGCCGAGCGCGCCTATCGCGCGCTCGTCACCGCGGCATTGCAACGAAGCCGCGTGGATTAA
- a CDS encoding TolC family outer membrane protein: MVERAADIGDVARRVLLSGIGLGALACALLTDTAARAESLPEALVKAYQTNPQLNAERARQRATDENVPQALAGYRPQVSAGLSVGLQAVRDQLPGNVIQTATLKPWQIGVTVTQTLFNGFKTANSVRVAELQVQSGREALRNVGQGVLLDAVTAYTNVLANQTLVEAQRSNVAFLKETQAITQRRLNAGDVTPTDTAQAEARLNRGLADLNAAEVNLAISQATYAQVVGNPPSQLRPAETTDRLLPRSREDSIALALREHPAVTAAGFDVDVASTSIRVAESSLMPNVSVQGSVSRSRDSDQTLGTFGTDQASVIGQVTQPIYDGGTAASQTRQAKEVAAQSRLVLDQVRNQAKTAVVSAWVANEGAKIAVSASESEVKAAEVALAGVQKEAAGGQRTTVDVLNAQQDLITARARLIGAQRDRVIASYTLLSAIGRLDVKTLNLKTPDYLPEVHYHQVRDAWHGLRTPSGQ, encoded by the coding sequence ATGGTTGAGCGTGCCGCTGATATTGGCGACGTGGCGAGGCGCGTGCTTTTGTCGGGCATCGGCCTTGGCGCGCTGGCATGCGCGCTGCTGACTGATACCGCGGCCCGCGCCGAGAGCCTCCCCGAAGCCCTGGTCAAGGCGTATCAGACCAATCCGCAGCTCAATGCCGAACGGGCGCGCCAGCGCGCCACCGACGAGAACGTGCCGCAGGCGCTGGCCGGTTACCGCCCCCAGGTCAGCGCCGGCCTCTCGGTCGGCCTCCAGGCGGTGCGCGACCAGCTGCCCGGCAATGTCATCCAGACCGCGACGCTCAAGCCATGGCAGATCGGGGTCACGGTGACCCAGACCCTGTTCAACGGCTTCAAGACCGCCAACAGCGTCCGCGTCGCCGAATTGCAGGTACAGTCCGGCCGCGAAGCCCTGCGCAATGTCGGCCAGGGCGTGCTGCTGGACGCCGTCACCGCTTACACCAACGTGCTGGCCAACCAGACGCTGGTCGAGGCGCAGCGCTCCAACGTCGCCTTTCTGAAGGAGACCCAGGCGATCACCCAGCGCCGCCTCAATGCCGGCGACGTCACGCCGACCGACACGGCCCAGGCCGAGGCGCGTCTCAACCGCGGCCTCGCCGATCTCAACGCCGCCGAGGTCAACCTCGCGATCAGCCAGGCCACCTATGCGCAGGTGGTCGGCAACCCGCCATCGCAATTGCGGCCGGCCGAGACCACTGACCGGCTGCTGCCCCGCAGCCGTGAGGATTCGATCGCGCTGGCGCTGCGCGAGCATCCCGCCGTGACCGCGGCCGGCTTCGACGTCGACGTCGCCTCGACCTCGATCCGCGTCGCCGAGAGCAGCCTGATGCCGAACGTCAGCGTGCAGGGCAGCGTCAGCCGCAGCCGCGACAGCGACCAGACCCTTGGCACCTTCGGGACCGACCAGGCCTCGGTGATCGGCCAGGTCACGCAGCCGATCTATGACGGCGGCACCGCGGCCTCGCAGACCCGGCAGGCCAAGGAAGTGGCGGCGCAGAGCCGCCTTGTGCTCGACCAGGTCCGCAACCAGGCCAAGACCGCCGTGGTCAGCGCCTGGGTCGCCAATGAGGGCGCCAAGATCGCGGTGTCGGCCTCCGAGTCCGAGGTGAAGGCGGCCGAGGTCGCGCTCGCCGGCGTGCAGAAGGAAGCCGCCGGCGGCCAGCGCACCACGGTCGACGTGCTGAACGCCCAGCAGGATCTGATCACGGCGCGGGCCCGTCTGATCGGCGCGCAGCGCGACCGCGTGATCGCCTCCTACACGCTGCTCAGCGCGATCGGACGCCTCGACGTCAAGACGCTCAATCTCAAGACGCCCGACTATCTGCCCGAGGTGCACTACCATCAGGTGCGCGACGCCTGGCACGGCCTGCGCACGCCGTCGGGACAATAG
- a CDS encoding amidohydrolase family protein encodes MLTRRSMMLASIAAGVTMTSSNGFSKAAQPSTAVNFDVPAGACDCHTHIHGDPAKFPFFAGRVYTPEPASPEEMSALHKALHVERVVIVTPSVYGPDNSSTLFGMTARGPTARGVAVIDDKTSESDLDAMQKAGFRGIRLNLATGGVNDPNVGRQRFSAAIERMKARGWHVQLFTSLAMISAIKDLVATAPVPVVFDHFGGAEAALGTGQPGFSDLLALVKSGKAYVKISGAYRASKLAPDYADAAPLAQALIAANAERIVWGTDWPHPDSVTPAGKQVTDVTPLYQIDDGRLLNQLPVWAPDAAVRKTILVDNPARLYGFT; translated from the coding sequence ATGCTGACGCGACGCAGTATGATGCTGGCTTCCATCGCAGCGGGAGTGACCATGACCAGCAGCAACGGATTTTCCAAGGCAGCGCAACCATCGACCGCGGTGAACTTCGACGTGCCTGCCGGTGCCTGCGACTGCCATACCCACATCCATGGCGATCCCGCGAAATTCCCGTTCTTCGCCGGCCGCGTCTACACGCCGGAGCCGGCCTCTCCGGAGGAGATGAGCGCGCTGCACAAGGCGTTGCATGTCGAGCGCGTGGTGATCGTGACGCCGAGCGTCTACGGCCCCGACAATTCGTCGACCTTGTTCGGCATGACGGCGCGCGGCCCCACGGCGCGCGGCGTCGCGGTGATCGACGACAAGACCAGCGAGAGCGATCTCGACGCGATGCAGAAGGCCGGCTTCCGCGGCATCCGCCTTAACCTCGCGACCGGCGGCGTCAACGATCCCAATGTCGGCCGGCAGCGCTTCTCGGCGGCGATCGAGCGGATGAAGGCGCGCGGCTGGCATGTGCAGCTGTTCACCAGCCTCGCCATGATCTCCGCGATCAAGGACCTGGTCGCGACGGCGCCGGTGCCCGTGGTGTTCGACCATTTCGGCGGCGCCGAGGCCGCGCTCGGCACCGGCCAGCCGGGATTTTCTGACCTGCTCGCGCTGGTCAAGTCCGGCAAGGCCTACGTCAAGATTTCCGGCGCCTATCGCGCCTCGAAGCTGGCGCCCGACTATGCCGACGCCGCGCCGCTGGCCCAGGCGCTGATCGCGGCCAATGCCGAGCGCATCGTCTGGGGCACCGACTGGCCGCACCCGGATTCGGTGACGCCGGCGGGCAAGCAAGTCACCGACGTCACGCCGCTGTACCAGATCGACGACGGGCGCCTGCTCAACCAGCTTCCAGTCTGGGCGCCGGACGCCGCGGTGCGCAAGACCATCCTGGTCGACAATCCGGCACGGCTCTACGGCTTCACCTGA
- a CDS encoding efflux RND transporter permease subunit has translation MDRLVALAVNRRYLMVAMFVVVFIGGLLAFKQLNIEAYPDPTPPMVDIVTQSPGLSAEEIERYITIPIETQVAGIKNLKTIRTISLYGLSDVKLQFSFDYTYDEALQQVLNRLSQLAPLPGNVQPGISPTSPIGEIFRYRLKGPPNYSVLDLKTLQDWVLQRRFRAVPGVIDVTGWGGKTKTYEIQVDFNKLVANGLTLPQVLQAVSNANINVGGNTVNIGSQSAVVRGVGLIRSIDDLANTMISQTGGNPVLVRDVGAVTIGEKPRLGIAGIDSDDDIVQGIVLMRRGEQSSPTIARVEQLVNQINNSSILPPGVKIERIYDRKDLIELTTHTVLHNMVVGILLIVLLQWIFLGDLRSALIVGATIPFALFFAVIILVLRGESANLLSVGAIDFGLIVDATVIMVEAIFRRLSQTTALSEAERAHISEDTVMGMKSHAILSAAADVSRSIFFAATIIVAAFLPLFTLGGVEGNIFGPMARTYAYALAGGLLATFTITPALSAIILPAHIHETETWIVKKLDAIYLPALNWAIGNRKIVMAGAAGLVVMTIIFVRFLGLEFLPKLEEGNLWIRATLPPTISLQEGNAYVNEMRKLISSRPEVVSVVSQHGRPDDGTDAAGFFNAEFFAPLKPAGEWPGTHDKDVLTAQLLAQLQDKFPGVEFNFSQYLQDNVSEAVSGVKGENSIKLYGNDLQALTDTANKIKSVLSTVQGVTDLAVFTSLGQPTVQIDVDRARAARYGLSPGDINATIKVAVGGDTAGDLYEPGSDRHFPIIVRLAPEYRKSAEAIQNLRIGATNPNGGVTQIPLSEVASIKLISGAAYIYREQQERYLPIKFSVRDRDLGSAILEAQQKVNEQVQLPPGSRIEWVGEFGNLQDAIKRLSIVVPISLVLIAVLLFLNFGSMVDTMLAMSVIPMAIFGGVLGLLISGIPFSVSAAIGFIALFGIAVMDGIIILSQFNQLIDEGYDRMRAVIRTGELQLRPVLMTCVVAGVGLLPAAISEGIGSQVQKPLAIVVVTGMMVAPLVILITLPVLISYFSRRPKDDVR, from the coding sequence ATGGATCGCCTCGTCGCCCTTGCCGTCAATCGCCGCTACTTGATGGTGGCCATGTTCGTCGTCGTCTTCATCGGCGGCCTGCTTGCGTTCAAGCAGCTCAACATCGAGGCCTATCCCGATCCGACCCCGCCGATGGTCGACATCGTGACGCAGAGCCCGGGCCTCTCGGCCGAGGAGATCGAGCGCTACATCACGATCCCGATCGAGACCCAGGTCGCCGGCATCAAGAACCTCAAGACCATCCGTACCATCTCGCTGTACGGCCTTTCCGACGTCAAACTGCAGTTCTCCTTCGACTACACCTATGACGAGGCGCTGCAGCAGGTGCTCAACCGCCTGTCGCAGCTCGCGCCGTTGCCCGGCAACGTGCAGCCCGGCATCTCCCCGACCAGCCCGATCGGCGAGATTTTCCGCTACCGGCTGAAGGGACCGCCGAACTACAGCGTGCTCGACCTCAAGACGTTGCAGGACTGGGTGCTGCAACGACGCTTCCGCGCGGTGCCCGGCGTGATCGACGTCACCGGCTGGGGCGGCAAGACCAAGACCTACGAGATTCAGGTCGACTTCAACAAGCTGGTCGCCAACGGCCTGACCCTGCCGCAGGTGCTGCAAGCGGTCTCCAACGCCAACATCAATGTCGGTGGCAACACCGTGAACATCGGCTCGCAATCGGCCGTGGTGCGCGGCGTCGGTCTGATCCGCTCGATCGACGATCTCGCCAACACCATGATCTCGCAGACTGGCGGCAATCCGGTGCTGGTCAGGGACGTCGGCGCCGTCACGATCGGCGAGAAGCCGCGGCTCGGCATCGCCGGCATCGACAGCGACGACGACATCGTGCAGGGCATCGTGCTGATGCGCCGCGGCGAGCAGAGCTCGCCGACCATTGCCCGCGTCGAGCAGCTGGTCAACCAGATCAACAATTCCTCGATCCTGCCGCCAGGCGTCAAGATCGAGCGCATCTACGACCGCAAGGATCTGATCGAGCTCACCACCCACACCGTGCTGCACAACATGGTGGTCGGCATCCTCCTGATCGTGCTGTTGCAGTGGATCTTCCTCGGTGATCTGCGCAGCGCGCTGATCGTCGGCGCGACGATCCCGTTCGCGCTGTTCTTCGCCGTGATCATCCTGGTGCTGCGCGGCGAGTCGGCCAATTTGCTGTCGGTCGGCGCGATCGATTTCGGCCTGATCGTCGATGCTACCGTGATCATGGTGGAGGCGATCTTCCGCCGGCTGTCGCAGACCACGGCACTGTCGGAAGCCGAACGCGCGCACATCTCCGAGGATACGGTGATGGGGATGAAGAGTCATGCGATCCTGTCGGCGGCGGCCGACGTGTCGCGCTCGATCTTCTTCGCCGCGACCATCATCGTCGCCGCGTTCCTGCCGCTGTTCACGCTCGGCGGAGTCGAGGGCAACATCTTCGGGCCGATGGCGCGAACCTATGCCTATGCGCTGGCGGGCGGATTGCTGGCGACGTTCACGATCACGCCGGCGCTGAGCGCGATCATCCTGCCGGCGCATATCCACGAGACCGAGACCTGGATCGTCAAGAAGCTCGATGCGATCTACCTGCCGGCGCTGAACTGGGCGATCGGCAACCGCAAGATCGTGATGGCCGGTGCGGCCGGCCTCGTGGTCATGACGATCATCTTCGTGCGGTTCCTCGGCCTCGAATTCCTGCCCAAGCTCGAAGAGGGCAATCTGTGGATCCGCGCCACGCTGCCGCCGACGATCTCGCTGCAGGAAGGCAACGCCTATGTCAACGAGATGCGGAAGCTGATCAGCAGCCGTCCCGAAGTGGTGTCGGTGGTGTCGCAGCACGGCCGTCCCGACGACGGCACCGACGCCGCCGGATTCTTCAATGCTGAATTCTTCGCGCCGCTGAAGCCGGCCGGCGAATGGCCGGGCACGCATGACAAGGACGTGCTCACCGCGCAATTGCTGGCGCAGTTGCAGGACAAGTTCCCCGGCGTCGAATTCAACTTCTCGCAATACCTGCAGGACAACGTCTCGGAAGCAGTGTCCGGCGTGAAGGGCGAGAACTCGATCAAGCTCTATGGCAACGATTTGCAGGCGCTGACCGATACCGCCAACAAGATCAAATCCGTGTTGTCGACGGTGCAGGGTGTCACCGACCTCGCGGTGTTCACCTCGCTCGGCCAGCCGACCGTCCAGATCGACGTCGACCGGGCGCGGGCGGCGCGCTACGGTCTGTCGCCTGGCGACATCAACGCCACCATCAAGGTCGCGGTCGGCGGCGACACCGCGGGCGATCTCTATGAACCCGGCAGCGACCGGCACTTCCCGATCATCGTCCGTCTTGCGCCGGAATATCGCAAGAGCGCGGAGGCGATCCAGAACCTGCGGATCGGGGCAACGAATCCGAATGGCGGGGTCACGCAGATTCCGCTGAGCGAGGTTGCCTCGATCAAGCTGATCTCCGGCGCGGCCTACATCTATCGCGAGCAGCAGGAGCGCTATCTGCCGATCAAGTTCTCGGTGCGTGACCGCGACCTCGGCAGTGCGATCCTGGAAGCGCAGCAGAAGGTCAACGAGCAGGTCCAGTTGCCGCCCGGCTCGCGTATCGAATGGGTGGGCGAGTTCGGCAATCTGCAGGACGCGATCAAGCGGCTGTCGATCGTGGTGCCGATCAGCCTCGTGCTGATCGCGGTGCTGCTGTTCCTCAATTTCGGCTCGATGGTCGACACCATGCTCGCGATGAGCGTGATCCCGATGGCGATCTTCGGCGGCGTGCTCGGGCTCCTGATCTCCGGCATTCCGTTCAGTGTGTCGGCGGCGATCGGCTTCATCGCGCTGTTCGGCATCGCCGTGATGGACGGCATCATCATCCTGTCGCAGTTCAACCAGCTGATCGACGAAGGCTATGACCGGATGCGCGCGGTGATCCGCACGGGCGAATTGCAGCTCCGTCCGGTGTTGATGACCTGCGTCGTGGCGGGCGTCGGCCTGCTCCCGGCGGCGATATCGGAGGGCATCGGCTCGCAGGTGCAGAAGCCGCTCGCCATCGTCGTCGTCACCGGCATGATGGTGGCGCCGCTGGTGATCCTGATCACGCTGCCGGTCCTGATCTCCTACTTCTCGCGCCGGCCGAAGGACGACGTCAGGTGA
- a CDS encoding efflux RND transporter periplasmic adaptor subunit has translation MLKEFTKRMQSFSRPRLLVAAAALVVACAGAYGYTRFGPDKQASSEVSSQSRKGGTRYAPSPAEWASLTFQNVTEHTFRSELVTEGKIGIDEDRSTPVYSPYTGRVTRLLVRPGDAVVKGQPLFVIEAADTVQAQNDYVAAMTGLNKAQSALDLAQIQEKRAKDLSEGKAIPLKDYQTAQAALVQAQNDARSAQTLLEAAQNKLHILGFGDDAITTLQQKGRLNPETTVYAPIGGTVVQRKAGPGQYVSTGASDPVYVIGDLSTVWLIAFVRESDADNVAVGQDLSFSVMALPGKVLNARVNYVAAAIDATSRRLLVRATIDNADNRLKPEMFANVTLYSKGDHPAVGVPKQALIYEGDQVRVWVARADDKTIELRQIKPGLINGDLVEVAGNLKPGEQIVTKGSLFIDRAASGT, from the coding sequence ATGCTGAAAGAGTTTACCAAGAGAATGCAGAGCTTTAGCCGCCCGCGCCTGCTCGTGGCCGCGGCGGCGCTGGTGGTCGCCTGCGCGGGCGCCTATGGCTACACGCGTTTCGGCCCGGACAAGCAGGCATCGTCGGAAGTCTCCAGCCAGTCCCGCAAGGGGGGCACGCGCTACGCGCCGTCGCCGGCCGAGTGGGCCAGCCTGACCTTCCAGAACGTGACCGAGCACACCTTCCGCTCCGAACTGGTGACCGAGGGTAAGATCGGGATCGATGAGGACCGCTCGACCCCGGTCTATTCGCCGTATACTGGGCGGGTCACCCGCCTCTTGGTGCGGCCGGGCGATGCCGTGGTGAAGGGGCAGCCGCTGTTCGTGATCGAGGCGGCCGACACCGTGCAGGCGCAGAACGATTATGTCGCCGCGATGACAGGCCTCAACAAGGCCCAGTCGGCGCTCGACCTCGCCCAGATCCAGGAAAAGCGCGCCAAGGACCTGTCCGAGGGCAAGGCGATTCCGCTGAAGGATTATCAGACTGCGCAGGCCGCGCTGGTGCAGGCGCAGAACGATGCGCGCTCGGCGCAGACGCTGCTGGAAGCCGCGCAGAACAAGCTGCACATCCTCGGCTTCGGCGACGACGCCATCACGACGCTGCAGCAGAAGGGCCGCCTCAATCCGGAGACGACGGTGTATGCGCCGATCGGCGGCACCGTGGTCCAGCGCAAGGCCGGTCCCGGCCAGTATGTCTCGACCGGCGCCAGCGACCCGGTCTATGTGATCGGCGATCTCTCGACGGTCTGGCTGATCGCCTTTGTCCGCGAGTCCGACGCCGACAATGTCGCGGTCGGGCAGGACCTCAGCTTCAGCGTGATGGCGCTGCCGGGCAAGGTGCTGAATGCCCGGGTAAACTATGTCGCCGCCGCGATCGACGCGACCTCGCGCCGGCTGCTGGTCCGCGCCACCATCGACAATGCCGACAATCGGCTGAAGCCCGAGATGTTCGCCAATGTGACGCTGTATTCGAAGGGCGACCACCCCGCGGTCGGCGTGCCGAAGCAGGCGCTGATCTACGAGGGCGATCAGGTTCGCGTCTGGGTCGCGCGGGCCGACGACAAGACCATCGAGCTGCGCCAGATCAAGCCCGGCCTCATCAATGGCGACCTCGTCGAGGTTGCCGGCAATCTCAAGCCGGGCGAGCAGATCGTGACGAAGGGAAGCCTCTTCATCGACCGCGCCGCGTCAGGTACCTAG